The genomic segment CTGATGTGAAGTTTAAAACAAAGCCACACCTTCATGTTACTTACAGGGGATGGCCTGGCCCCCAGTAAACACCTATGCCAGCTCGAGCTCTCCTCCTCCCATTACTGGAGCAGCAGCCATCTGTGTAAACCACAGCCGCATCTCCcatataagaaaatatatctttGCTAAGTGAGGGTACTGAGTCCACAGCTTGTTTTGCAATCTTTGGGCAAGGCTCTTCCTCTTCACCTGATGATTCATGGGGTCTCTTGTTTGGATTCAGTTTGGGGTCCTGTGtgtcacatttctttttctgctctgttGAATGATCAGGACTTGTTGCATTTCGGACAAAGGCCCAAGCCTCATCCTCAGAGGCAAACTTCTTAAACCTTGCAGCAGGAAATCGGTCCACTTGAGCTTGACATTCACTCCAGGTGAGGAACACATCGGTCTGGCGGCCCCTCCTCACCGCGTAGAACATGCCCCTGCACAGAAAGCGCGGGCCCCAGCGGCCGAAGGCACCCGCGGCTACTTCGGGGACAGCGGCCCAGAGCTTCAGCATGTCCCATTCTGGGGCCAGTGATCCTCTTTTTAACATCAAGAAATTGTTCCTATTTCCTaactttttcaaaaatgaattcaaCAAGCCAGTAATATTTGGGCTTaaaattgtggtttatgaatACTGTGGTtaaaggaatactattttgttataaggaaggatgatctgtttgatttctataaaaactgggaagatctccatgaattgatgcagagtgaaatcagcagaaccaggagaatattgtacacagagactgtaacattgtgggacaatgaaatgtgattgactttgctattaTACACAACAAGCAAAGCAGTGATCCTGGACAATCCTGAGGggcttaagagaaagaatgctgtctacattgagagaaagaactgtaggagtaaaaatgcagaaaaacaacatataattcatcacttgtttatatgggtagaGGATttaagttttggttttaaaagattactctattacaaaaatgaaaaatatgaaaataactattgagataatacatgtataagccaacAAAAATGCTAGTCCGGtcctggaagggggagggaaatcaagagggagagaacatgaatcatgtaaccatggaaaaatcctGAAAAACtccatattaaaaaagaaaaaagaaaacaatatctcTGTTTATTCAGATAGCTTAAAACCAGTTTCTCAT from the Gracilinanus agilis isolate LMUSP501 unplaced genomic scaffold, AgileGrace unplaced_scaffold57506, whole genome shotgun sequence genome contains:
- the LOC123256274 gene encoding ribonuclease H1-like produces the protein MLKLWAAVPEVAAGAFGRWGPRFLCRGMFYAVRRGRQTDVFLTWSECQAQVDRFPAARFKKFASEDEAWAFVRNATSPDHSTEQKKKCDTQDPKLNPNKRPHESSGEEEEPCPKIAKQAVDSVPSLSKDIFSYMGDAAVVYTDGCCSSNGRRRARAGIGVYWGPGHPL